From a single Thermococcus sp. LS1 genomic region:
- a CDS encoding ScpA family protein — protein sequence MESRREEEITPVDILLQLVQMGKVDPWNIDIVDLTEKYIERLREMKELDLRVSARAILAASILVRMKSEALLYADEKEEEEKHEERIRVEVEPLAPPLRRVERYYTFDDLLDALMDALEEAEKRKPRKKKKVEIEEEIFVVDDFRVDIEKHVNRLHEIVRKLYSETREPIRFWDLVFDPSPKIVARTFLYLLFLSNMGKVELIQEEPFGEIYIVPVGENA from the coding sequence ATGGAATCCCGCAGGGAAGAGGAAATCACTCCCGTCGATATACTCCTTCAGCTCGTCCAGATGGGAAAGGTGGATCCATGGAACATCGATATAGTCGACCTTACAGAAAAGTACATAGAAAGGCTCAGGGAGATGAAGGAGCTCGACCTCCGCGTTTCCGCGAGGGCCATCTTAGCTGCTTCAATTCTCGTCAGGATGAAGAGTGAAGCTTTGCTGTACGCGGACGAGAAAGAGGAGGAAGAGAAGCACGAGGAGCGCATCCGCGTCGAGGTCGAGCCTCTGGCACCTCCGCTCAGGAGGGTGGAGCGTTACTACACCTTTGATGACCTGTTGGATGCCCTCATGGACGCCCTTGAGGAAGCCGAGAAGAGGAAGCCGCGGAAAAAGAAGAAGGTCGAGATAGAGGAGGAGATATTCGTCGTCGATGACTTCAGAGTTGACATTGAGAAGCACGTCAACAGGCTCCACGAGATAGTCAGGAAGCTCTACAGCGAGACCAGGGAGCCGATAAGGTTCTGGGACCTGGTCTTTGACCCCAGTCCAAAAATAGTTGCCAGAACCTTCCTCTACCTTCTCTTTCTCTCCAACATGGGCAAGGTGGAGCTGATTCAAGAGGAACCCTTCGGGGAGATATACATAGTGCCCGTCGGGGAAAATGCTTAG
- the minD gene encoding cell division ATPase MinD: MEGRSIVFASGKGGTGKTTTVANLGVALAQFGKEVILLDADITMANLSLVLGMEDIPITLHDVLAGEADLKDAIYEGPAGVKVIPGGLSLEKIKKAKPERLRQLIREIGQMADFVLIDAPAGLEMTSVTALLIGKELIIVTNPEISAITDSLKTKLIAEKLGTLPLGAILNRVTNEKTELTQEEIEAILEVPVLAMIPEDPEVKRASAYGVPLVIKNPTSPAAIAIKQLAAKLAGIRWQAPEPESPIKRVFKALFGGKR; encoded by the coding sequence TTGGAAGGCCGTTCAATTGTTTTTGCATCTGGAAAAGGTGGAACAGGTAAAACAACGACGGTTGCAAACCTGGGTGTCGCACTGGCCCAGTTTGGAAAGGAAGTTATTCTGCTGGACGCTGACATCACAATGGCCAACCTGAGCCTCGTCCTTGGCATGGAGGACATTCCAATAACACTCCACGATGTCCTCGCAGGAGAGGCAGATCTCAAGGATGCAATCTACGAGGGTCCCGCCGGCGTCAAGGTCATCCCGGGTGGTCTCAGTCTTGAGAAAATAAAAAAGGCCAAGCCTGAGAGACTCAGGCAACTAATCAGAGAAATCGGCCAGATGGCAGATTTCGTTCTCATCGATGCTCCTGCTGGTCTCGAGATGACGTCAGTTACTGCCCTTCTCATAGGTAAGGAGCTTATAATCGTTACCAACCCGGAGATTTCAGCCATTACTGACTCTCTCAAGACTAAACTCATCGCAGAGAAGCTAGGAACTCTCCCGCTCGGTGCCATCCTCAACAGAGTCACCAACGAGAAGACCGAGCTCACCCAGGAAGAAATCGAGGCCATCCTTGAGGTTCCGGTTCTGGCGATGATTCCTGAGGATCCTGAGGTCAAGCGCGCCAGTGCCTATGGTGTTCCACTCGTCATCAAGAACCCAACCAGCCCAGCTGCGATAGCCATCAAGCAGCTTGCGGCAAAGCTCGCAGGTATCAGGTGGCAGGCCCCCGAGCCCGAGAGCCCGATCAAGAGAGTGTTCAAAGCACTGTTCGGAGGGAAGAGATGA
- a CDS encoding slipin family protein — MVAISTMVLGIVLLFVLIIVASAIKIVKEYERAVIFRLGRIVGARGPGLFFIIPIFEKAVIVDLRTRVLDVPVQETITKDNVPVRVNAVVYFRVIDPIKAVTQVRNYIMATSQIAQTTLRSVIGQAHLDELLSERDKLNIQLQKIIDEATDPWGIKVSTVEIKDVELPSGMQRAMARQAEAERERRARILLAEAERQAAEKLREAAEIISEHPMALQLRTLQTISDVSSDKSNIIVLTLPMEMLKLFRSLADTADVARIKLEKEAEKE; from the coding sequence ATGGTGGCAATTAGCACAATGGTTTTGGGTATTGTTTTGTTGTTTGTTTTGATTATTGTGGCCTCCGCCATAAAGATAGTCAAGGAGTACGAAAGGGCCGTTATCTTCAGGCTTGGTAGGATAGTCGGAGCAAGAGGCCCAGGTCTGTTCTTCATCATACCAATATTCGAAAAAGCTGTTATAGTGGACCTCAGAACGCGCGTCCTCGACGTTCCGGTTCAGGAGACCATAACCAAGGACAACGTCCCGGTCAGGGTCAACGCGGTCGTCTACTTCCGAGTCATTGATCCGATCAAGGCCGTCACTCAAGTCCGCAACTACATAATGGCCACCAGCCAGATTGCTCAGACGACGCTGAGGAGCGTGATCGGCCAGGCCCACCTCGACGAGCTCCTCAGTGAGAGGGATAAGCTCAACATTCAGCTCCAAAAGATCATCGACGAGGCAACTGATCCGTGGGGAATAAAGGTCAGCACCGTCGAGATCAAGGATGTCGAACTGCCGAGTGGAATGCAGAGGGCCATGGCAAGGCAGGCAGAAGCCGAGAGGGAGAGGAGAGCAAGAATCCTTCTGGCAGAGGCCGAGAGGCAGGCCGCCGAGAAGCTTAGAGAAGCTGCCGAGATAATCTCCGAACATCCGATGGCACTCCAGCTCAGGACGCTCCAGACGATAAGCGACGTCTCCAGTGACAAGAGCAACATAATAGTACTAACGTTGCCAATGGAGATGCTCAAGCTCTTCAGGAGCTTGGCCGACACGGCAGATGTTGCCAGGATAAAACTCGAAAAAGAAGCTGAGAAAGAGTAA
- a CDS encoding M55 family metallopeptidase → MRAFISLDLEGLPYIVSREHLFVKGALYSEARRIATEIVKVTAEALHENGFDEIIVADSHGPMVNILPEEMPEFVELVRGFPRPLSMVAFAKDSDAALFLGYHAKAGTAYATFDHTYSGASIDRLEINGVEVSEFLLNAYLLGSWNVPVILVGGDKKLIEDDVRKFTPWVEGVVFKESPSRYSAKSPSMVKLKNELREGVARAVERLKNGKAKPLKTEEPVHVKVRFLRSDMADTAELLPFIKRLDGKTVEFKAKTVEEAYRVFELLTLASAGVSAIVTR, encoded by the coding sequence ATGCGTGCTTTTATCTCCCTTGACCTAGAAGGTCTGCCTTACATAGTCAGCAGGGAGCACCTTTTCGTAAAGGGGGCTCTCTACTCTGAGGCCAGGAGAATAGCAACCGAGATAGTCAAAGTAACGGCCGAAGCACTTCACGAGAACGGTTTCGATGAAATTATTGTTGCCGATAGCCATGGACCAATGGTGAACATCCTCCCGGAGGAGATGCCCGAGTTCGTTGAGCTTGTCCGCGGCTTTCCGAGACCGCTCAGCATGGTGGCCTTCGCCAAAGACAGCGACGCTGCGCTCTTCCTTGGCTATCACGCCAAGGCCGGAACGGCTTATGCAACCTTTGACCACACATACAGCGGGGCTTCAATAGACAGGCTGGAAATCAATGGCGTTGAGGTCAGCGAGTTCCTTTTGAATGCCTACCTCCTGGGAAGCTGGAATGTCCCGGTAATCCTCGTAGGCGGAGACAAAAAGCTCATAGAGGACGACGTGAGGAAGTTCACACCCTGGGTGGAGGGGGTTGTTTTTAAGGAGTCGCCCTCACGCTACTCTGCCAAGAGCCCGAGCATGGTGAAGCTGAAGAATGAGCTCAGGGAAGGTGTTGCCAGAGCCGTTGAGAGGCTCAAGAATGGCAAGGCAAAGCCGCTCAAGACAGAAGAGCCGGTTCACGTTAAAGTCCGCTTCCTGAGGAGCGACATGGCAGATACCGCCGAGCTTCTTCCGTTCATCAAGAGACTGGACGGAAAGACTGTTGAGTTCAAGGCAAAGACTGTTGAAGAAGCGTACAGGGTGTTTGAGCTCCTTACCCTTGCCTCCGCGGGTGTAAGCGCAATAGTCACGAGGTAA
- a CDS encoding DNA-3-methyladenine glycosylase has product MAGIDLKKTTHEMVKNGTWKFDGIFWQAFENGLAGFDGESFIFPDEWGRQERKEAEKKLKFVLGLGTDLDSFYNEIVDSRFAFLIDEFYGLTVPAAPSPYQALVEVVAQQQINFEFAQRTIRNLVEMAGKRIGDLYAFPSAEKITSLSEEELKRAKLGYRAGYIKSLTELYLNGKLNLELWDWSEKDAIKYLTKFRGIGRWSAELFLLYGLRKNVYPAGDLGLRRGIAKIFGKNVKEVKEKDVRELIEPYGKWKSLLAFYVLCYDRKTEMERKRK; this is encoded by the coding sequence ATGGCTGGGATTGACCTGAAGAAAACGACCCATGAGATGGTAAAGAACGGCACGTGGAAGTTCGACGGAATCTTCTGGCAGGCCTTCGAGAACGGTCTGGCTGGCTTCGACGGAGAGAGCTTCATATTCCCCGATGAATGGGGTAGGCAGGAAAGGAAGGAAGCAGAGAAAAAGCTGAAATTCGTCCTTGGTCTTGGTACCGACTTGGACTCCTTTTACAACGAAATAGTCGATTCAAGATTCGCTTTTCTTATCGATGAGTTCTACGGCCTCACAGTTCCTGCCGCCCCGAGCCCTTACCAGGCCCTTGTTGAGGTAGTAGCGCAGCAGCAGATTAACTTTGAGTTCGCCCAGAGGACGATAAGGAACCTCGTCGAAATGGCCGGCAAAAGGATTGGCGACCTTTACGCCTTCCCGAGCGCTGAAAAGATAACGTCGCTGAGTGAGGAGGAGCTCAAGAGGGCAAAACTCGGCTACCGCGCGGGATACATAAAGTCCCTCACGGAGCTCTACCTCAATGGCAAGCTGAACCTCGAGTTGTGGGACTGGAGCGAGAAGGACGCCATTAAATACCTCACGAAGTTCCGAGGAATCGGGAGATGGAGCGCCGAGCTGTTTCTCCTCTACGGTTTGAGGAAGAACGTTTATCCCGCTGGCGACCTAGGGCTGAGAAGGGGGATAGCGAAGATTTTTGGGAAGAACGTGAAAGAAGTCAAAGAGAAAGACGTCCGCGAGCTCATTGAGCCTTACGGAAAGTGGAAGAGCCTTCTGGCATTCTATGTCCTCTGCTATGATAGGAAAACTGAGATGGAGCGGAAGAGAAAATGA
- a CDS encoding DUF123 domain-containing protein → MRGSYFLVIKLAEDKRVATKGREFFLRRGYYVYVGSAMNSLEKRVERHFRKEKKFHWHIDFLLNEAKLLRAYLIPSEKRLEEKLSLETAKYGEPIEGFGAGDVRVSTNLYRFEKEPDSVLIEILERLGLEWKRVKSREEIMEFGERK, encoded by the coding sequence ATGAGGGGTTCGTATTTTCTGGTCATCAAACTCGCGGAGGATAAAAGGGTAGCCACCAAAGGGCGGGAGTTCTTCCTGAGGAGAGGCTACTACGTTTACGTTGGCTCTGCCATGAACTCCCTCGAAAAGCGAGTGGAGAGACATTTCAGGAAGGAGAAGAAGTTTCACTGGCACATCGACTTTCTCCTAAATGAGGCCAAGCTTCTGAGAGCATACCTGATACCGAGTGAGAAGAGACTTGAGGAGAAATTATCACTGGAGACCGCGAAGTACGGCGAGCCCATTGAGGGCTTCGGCGCCGGAGACGTCAGAGTGAGTACCAACTTGTACCGCTTTGAAAAAGAGCCAGACAGTGTGCTCATCGAAATCCTCGAAAGGCTCGGCCTCGAGTGGAAAAGGGTTAAAAGCAGGGAAGAGATTATGGAATTCGGTGAGAGAAAATGA
- a CDS encoding nodulation protein NfeD, which produces MKLKIALIVLILFVTFLPSAHAQGNTVYVAKIDGMITGYTVDQFDRYISEAEKANASAIIIELNTPGGRADAMQEIVMRIQNAKVPVIIYVYPSGGMAASAGTYIALGSHLIAMAPGTVIGACRPILGYGANGSIVEAPPKIVNFYIAYLRELAEMSGRNATLAEQFITEDRSVTSQEALEYGVIEVVATDVNDLLQKADGMETKIPVKGKGKVVLNFKDARVVYLQPSFKDTVVKYITDPTIAYILLNLGFIGIIFGFLTPGWHVPETAGAIMLVLGLIGLGYFGYSSAGLLLIALAMIFFIAEALTPTFGLFTVAGTITFILGGIMLFGSGGGEYLVSGAIYEMLRIVIIVMAILMGLFFAFGAAAAVRAHRRKPESGKEELVGAEGKVIQELNPEGMIRVHGELWKALSKDGSRIPAGEKVRIVEIKGLTLIVEKEGD; this is translated from the coding sequence ATGAAGCTAAAGATTGCCCTGATCGTGCTCATTTTGTTCGTCACGTTCCTCCCCAGTGCGCATGCTCAGGGCAACACGGTTTATGTTGCCAAAATAGACGGCATGATAACCGGCTACACCGTAGATCAGTTCGATAGGTACATCAGCGAGGCAGAGAAGGCCAATGCATCGGCGATCATCATCGAGCTCAACACCCCCGGAGGAAGGGCCGACGCAATGCAGGAGATAGTGATGAGGATACAGAACGCCAAGGTTCCAGTTATAATCTACGTCTATCCCTCAGGGGGAATGGCCGCTTCCGCGGGAACGTATATAGCCCTGGGCTCTCACTTGATAGCCATGGCTCCCGGAACCGTCATTGGGGCCTGCAGGCCAATACTCGGCTACGGTGCAAACGGCAGCATAGTAGAGGCACCCCCCAAGATAGTCAACTTCTACATAGCGTACCTGCGCGAGCTGGCCGAGATGAGCGGAAGGAACGCCACCCTTGCAGAACAGTTCATCACTGAAGACAGAAGCGTCACCTCACAAGAGGCTCTTGAATACGGCGTTATCGAAGTCGTAGCGACCGATGTCAACGACCTCCTCCAGAAGGCCGATGGGATGGAGACCAAGATTCCGGTCAAAGGGAAGGGAAAAGTCGTTCTCAACTTCAAAGATGCGCGCGTTGTTTACCTGCAGCCATCTTTCAAGGACACTGTCGTTAAGTACATAACCGACCCCACTATAGCCTATATCCTTCTCAATCTTGGCTTTATAGGAATAATCTTTGGCTTCCTAACTCCAGGATGGCACGTGCCGGAGACCGCTGGGGCCATAATGCTCGTCCTTGGCTTGATAGGCCTCGGATACTTCGGCTACAGCAGTGCAGGGCTTCTTCTGATAGCCCTCGCGATGATATTCTTCATAGCCGAGGCCCTGACGCCAACCTTCGGCCTTTTCACTGTGGCAGGGACTATTACATTCATCCTCGGAGGGATAATGCTCTTTGGAAGCGGTGGAGGTGAGTACTTGGTGAGCGGAGCCATTTACGAAATGTTGAGGATAGTTATCATCGTCATGGCAATACTAATGGGGCTATTTTTCGCCTTCGGAGCAGCGGCCGCAGTGAGGGCCCATAGGAGGAAACCAGAATCAGGAAAGGAGGAGCTAGTTGGAGCCGAAGGAAAAGTCATCCAGGAGCTCAACCCCGAAGGCATGATCAGGGTTCACGGAGAGCTTTGGAAGGCCCTCAGCAAAGACGGAAGCAGGATTCCAGCAGGGGAGAAGGTCAGGATCGTTGAAATCAAAGGACTCACTCTTATAGTGGAGAAGGAGGGAGATTGA
- a CDS encoding AMP phosphorylase — translation MKAKVRILDMYSGRYSVFINEKEAKKAKLHPDDLVKLEAGKKTVYGSVVISNLVKEGEIGISKDILQLHSFSEGEVVTVLPSGTPESVRYIKKKMKGEKLRKVEIEAIVKDIVDRKLRDIEISSFVTSLEINGLDMDEIAALTIAMAETGDMLDIDRKPIMDVHSIGGVPGNKTNILVVPIVAAAGLTIPKTSSRAITSAAGTADVVEVFAEVSFSLDEIKRIVEKIGACMVWGGALNLAPADDITIKAERALSIDPVGLMLASIMSKKYAMGSQYVLIDIPTGKGVKVETVDEARALARDFIELGKRLGQYVEVAITYGGQPIGHTVGPALEAREALQALMSGTGPGSLIEKATGLAGILLEMGGVAPSGMGKKMAREILESGKAYQKMREIIEEQGGNPDIKPEEIPIGDKTYTFTAPTSGYITGIDNKAITGIARAAGAPEDKGAGIELYVKVGEKVKEGDPLFTIHAESEARLDQAIVFARRAEPIRIEGMVLQRIGNI, via the coding sequence ATGAAAGCGAAGGTTAGGATACTGGACATGTACAGCGGAAGGTATTCGGTGTTTATCAATGAGAAAGAAGCGAAGAAAGCAAAGCTCCACCCGGATGACCTCGTTAAACTTGAGGCAGGAAAGAAAACTGTCTATGGCAGCGTCGTCATAAGCAACCTCGTGAAGGAAGGTGAAATCGGAATCAGCAAGGACATACTCCAGCTCCACAGCTTCTCCGAGGGCGAGGTCGTCACGGTACTGCCCAGCGGGACCCCGGAGAGCGTCCGCTACATAAAGAAGAAGATGAAGGGCGAGAAGCTGAGGAAGGTCGAGATTGAGGCAATAGTCAAGGACATCGTCGATAGGAAGTTGCGCGACATAGAAATAAGCTCCTTTGTCACCTCGCTCGAGATAAACGGCCTCGACATGGACGAGATAGCAGCCCTGACCATAGCCATGGCAGAGACCGGTGACATGCTCGACATAGACAGAAAACCCATTATGGACGTCCACAGCATCGGCGGCGTCCCAGGAAACAAAACCAACATCCTGGTTGTCCCGATAGTTGCAGCGGCAGGCCTTACTATACCAAAGACATCTTCGAGGGCCATCACCAGTGCCGCAGGAACGGCCGATGTTGTCGAGGTCTTTGCAGAGGTCAGCTTCAGTCTAGACGAGATAAAGAGAATAGTCGAAAAAATAGGTGCTTGTATGGTCTGGGGAGGCGCGCTCAACCTCGCTCCAGCAGATGATATTACCATTAAAGCCGAGCGCGCGCTGAGCATCGATCCGGTCGGTCTCATGCTGGCGAGCATAATGTCAAAGAAATACGCTATGGGTAGCCAGTACGTCCTTATAGACATCCCGACCGGAAAGGGTGTCAAAGTAGAGACCGTTGACGAAGCCCGCGCACTGGCAAGGGACTTCATAGAGCTTGGAAAGAGGCTCGGCCAGTACGTTGAGGTCGCGATAACCTACGGTGGCCAGCCGATAGGCCACACCGTCGGTCCTGCCCTCGAGGCCAGGGAGGCGCTTCAGGCACTGATGAGCGGAACCGGCCCTGGAAGCCTCATAGAGAAGGCCACGGGCCTGGCTGGAATCCTCCTCGAGATGGGCGGCGTTGCTCCATCAGGAATGGGTAAGAAAATGGCGCGTGAGATACTTGAGAGCGGAAAGGCCTACCAAAAGATGCGCGAAATCATAGAGGAGCAGGGCGGAAACCCGGACATCAAGCCAGAGGAAATACCAATAGGTGACAAGACCTATACCTTCACCGCGCCGACGAGCGGCTACATCACCGGAATAGACAACAAGGCAATAACAGGTATAGCGAGAGCTGCCGGAGCACCGGAGGACAAGGGCGCCGGAATAGAGCTCTACGTCAAGGTTGGCGAGAAGGTCAAGGAAGGCGACCCACTCTTCACTATACACGCCGAGAGCGAGGCCAGACTCGACCAGGCGATAGTCTTCGCCAGAAGAGCGGAGCCGATAAGGATCGAGGGAATGGTGCTCCAGCGAATCGGCAACATCTGA
- a CDS encoding geranylgeranylglyceryl/heptaprenylglyceryl phosphate synthase: MKVKIGKVESYIHEKLEKEKLHFVLLDPDDFADKVWEAGEIARMSEEAGVDAIMVGGSTGAEGEVLDNVVKAIKESSNLPVILFPGSHGGISKYADAIFFMSLLNSTNPFFITGAQALGAFQVKRYGVEPIPMAYLIIEPGETVGWVGDAKPIPRHKPKIAAAYALAGQYLGMRLVYLEAGSGAPQPVPPEMIALVKKVIDVPLIVGGGIRSEEQAKTAVKAGADIIVTGTAIEKAGSLEEAKNRLESIIRGVKG, translated from the coding sequence ATGAAGGTCAAAATTGGGAAGGTAGAATCTTACATCCACGAAAAGCTCGAAAAGGAAAAGCTTCACTTCGTTCTTCTTGACCCAGACGATTTTGCGGACAAAGTATGGGAGGCTGGAGAGATAGCCCGGATGAGTGAAGAGGCCGGCGTTGATGCAATAATGGTGGGTGGCTCGACCGGAGCCGAAGGAGAAGTCCTTGACAACGTCGTGAAGGCGATAAAGGAGAGCTCAAACCTTCCGGTTATACTCTTTCCGGGCTCTCATGGTGGAATAAGCAAGTATGCCGATGCGATATTCTTCATGAGTCTGCTTAATTCGACCAATCCGTTCTTCATAACCGGTGCTCAGGCTTTGGGTGCGTTCCAGGTCAAGCGCTACGGAGTAGAGCCGATACCAATGGCATACCTCATAATAGAGCCCGGAGAAACCGTCGGCTGGGTCGGCGATGCAAAGCCCATTCCTCGGCACAAACCAAAGATAGCAGCAGCTTATGCCCTGGCTGGCCAGTACCTCGGAATGCGCCTCGTTTACCTTGAGGCCGGAAGCGGCGCTCCGCAGCCGGTTCCTCCCGAGATGATAGCCCTCGTGAAAAAGGTAATCGATGTTCCCCTCATCGTCGGCGGCGGCATAAGGAGCGAGGAACAAGCAAAGACCGCTGTGAAAGCTGGGGCAGATATAATTGTCACGGGAACGGCAATCGAGAAGGCGGGCTCTCTGGAAGAGGCCAAAAACAGACTGGAGAGCATAATAAGAGGGGTCAAGGGGTAA
- a CDS encoding DEAD/DEAH box helicase, protein MYLRRDLIQPRVYQEVIYARCKERNCLVVLPTGLGKTLIAMLIADYRLQKYGGKVLMLAPTKPLALQHAESFKKLFDIPPEKINVLTGELSPKTRQETWEKSVIITATPQTIENDILTGRISLEDVVLLVFDEAHRAVGNYSYVFIAREYLKTAKHPLVLGLTASPGSDEVRIREIINNLGIERIEIRTESSPDVKPYVQRIAFEWVKVDLPGIYKEVRSLLREMLKESLKPLAQFKLVSSYSPDISKKEVLQAGSKINPEVARGNYEIGRLRMYQAKAVKLQHAIELLETQGLTALRAYLKKLREDKRTKSSRELMEDPRMRKVIYLLVQAKELGIDHPKMEKLKELVKAQLEKKPNSKIIVFTNYRDTGKKIVEELRAMGVSAERFIGQASRSNDRGMSQKQQKETLERFSRREFSVLVATSVGEEGLDVPEVDLVIFYEPVPSAIRSIQRRGRTGRHRPGRVVILMAKGTRDEAYYWSSRRKEKGMFEAIRKIARELEVEMKEREDMKRGKITSLDAFLKPKKKLAEEKAEGIEEAEKPSEEKVEKREKAEPSKEEIYEKLPIKPVFVKKPKGVVVYVDNRELRSGVPKHLRELGAEVEVKTLDVADYVVSEEVGIERKSANDFIQSIIDGRLFDQVERLKRAYEKPVIIIEGQLYGIRNVHPNAIRGAIAAVTLDWGVPILFSSGPEETAQFIYLMAKREQEERKKEVRLRSEKKALTLAERQRLIVEGLPNVSATLAKRLLKHFGNVERVFTATEEELQEVEGIGPKKAREIRKVITAPYVEEE, encoded by the coding sequence ATGTATCTTCGCAGGGACTTAATCCAGCCGCGCGTTTACCAGGAGGTCATCTACGCGAGGTGCAAGGAGCGTAACTGCCTTGTTGTTCTGCCAACCGGATTAGGAAAGACGCTCATCGCGATGCTTATCGCCGACTACAGGCTTCAAAAATACGGCGGTAAAGTTTTAATGCTCGCCCCTACAAAGCCTTTGGCTTTACAGCATGCGGAGAGCTTCAAAAAGCTCTTTGACATTCCTCCGGAGAAAATAAACGTCCTGACAGGGGAGCTCTCACCTAAAACAAGGCAGGAAACCTGGGAGAAAAGCGTGATAATAACTGCCACGCCTCAAACGATAGAGAATGACATTTTAACAGGCAGGATCTCCCTTGAGGACGTCGTACTTCTCGTCTTCGACGAGGCCCACAGGGCGGTGGGCAACTACTCCTACGTCTTCATCGCAAGGGAGTACCTCAAGACTGCTAAACATCCGCTTGTTCTTGGCCTTACGGCCTCCCCGGGAAGCGACGAGGTGAGGATAAGGGAAATAATCAATAACCTCGGGATAGAGCGCATCGAGATAAGAACCGAGAGCTCGCCGGATGTGAAGCCCTACGTCCAGAGGATAGCCTTTGAGTGGGTCAAGGTCGACCTTCCAGGCATCTACAAGGAGGTCCGCTCCCTCCTGAGGGAGATGCTCAAGGAGAGCCTCAAGCCCCTCGCTCAGTTTAAGCTTGTGAGTTCATACTCGCCAGACATCTCAAAGAAGGAAGTTCTCCAGGCGGGCTCAAAAATCAACCCGGAGGTCGCGAGGGGCAACTACGAGATTGGAAGGCTGAGGATGTACCAGGCTAAAGCAGTCAAGCTCCAGCACGCGATTGAGCTCCTTGAGACGCAGGGACTGACTGCCCTCCGTGCTTATCTCAAAAAGCTTCGCGAGGACAAACGGACGAAGTCGAGCAGAGAGCTGATGGAAGATCCTCGTATGAGGAAAGTGATATACCTCCTCGTCCAAGCGAAGGAGCTTGGGATAGACCATCCAAAGATGGAGAAGCTTAAGGAACTCGTTAAGGCTCAGCTGGAGAAAAAGCCGAACTCCAAGATAATCGTCTTTACCAACTACCGCGACACCGGAAAGAAGATAGTCGAGGAGCTTCGAGCGATGGGTGTCAGCGCGGAGCGCTTCATTGGTCAGGCCAGCAGGAGCAACGACCGGGGCATGAGTCAGAAACAGCAGAAAGAGACGTTAGAGCGCTTTTCGAGGAGAGAGTTCAGCGTTCTGGTTGCCACAAGCGTTGGTGAGGAAGGCCTTGATGTCCCTGAAGTCGACCTGGTAATCTTCTACGAGCCCGTGCCTTCCGCCATCAGAAGCATCCAGAGACGTGGACGGACTGGAAGGCACAGGCCGGGTAGGGTCGTTATTCTTATGGCGAAGGGAACGCGCGACGAGGCATACTACTGGAGCTCCAGGCGGAAGGAAAAGGGAATGTTTGAGGCGATTAGGAAGATAGCCCGTGAGCTTGAGGTCGAGATGAAGGAGAGGGAGGATATGAAGAGGGGTAAGATCACTTCCCTCGATGCTTTTCTCAAGCCCAAGAAGAAGCTAGCTGAAGAAAAAGCCGAGGGAATTGAGGAGGCTGAGAAGCCCTCTGAGGAGAAAGTAGAAAAACGTGAAAAGGCCGAGCCCTCGAAGGAGGAGATCTACGAGAAGCTCCCGATAAAGCCTGTCTTTGTCAAAAAGCCAAAGGGCGTAGTCGTTTACGTTGACAACCGTGAGCTGAGGAGCGGCGTGCCGAAGCATCTCAGGGAGCTCGGCGCCGAGGTCGAGGTAAAAACGCTTGACGTTGCTGATTATGTGGTGAGCGAGGAGGTCGGAATAGAGCGCAAGAGCGCCAACGACTTCATACAGTCCATAATCGATGGAAGGCTCTTCGACCAGGTGGAGAGGTTGAAGAGGGCCTACGAGAAGCCCGTGATAATCATCGAGGGGCAGCTCTACGGTATAAGAAACGTCCATCCCAACGCGATTAGGGGTGCCATAGCGGCTGTCACTTTGGACTGGGGCGTGCCGATACTCTTCTCCTCTGGACCGGAAGAGACGGCCCAGTTCATATACCTCATGGCCAAGCGCGAGCAGGAGGAGAGGAAGAAGGAGGTAAGACTGAGGAGCGAGAAGAAGGCCCTAACTCTTGCCGAAAGGCAGCGGTTGATAGTCGAGGGACTGCCCAACGTCTCGGCCACCCTGGCGAAGAGGCTCCTCAAGCACTTCGGCAACGTCGAGAGGGTTTTCACCGCCACGGAAGAGGAGCTTCAGGAAGTTGAAGGCATCGGCCCGAAAAAGGCGAGGGAGATAAGAAAGGTGATAACCGCTCCTTACGTGGAAGAGGAGTGA
- a CDS encoding DUF2095 family protein, translated as MDEKKKKRPIDEFAWQEYDKEEFEERFPALARELEGEGVPIDAYRTDEAKAIAEEDELRDFSGYNPTIIDFLRRCETDDEALEIINWMEKRGEITHEMAKELRITLVQKGVRAFGPKKEWGWYERHRRRD; from the coding sequence ATGGATGAGAAAAAGAAGAAGCGCCCTATAGACGAGTTTGCCTGGCAGGAATACGATAAAGAAGAGTTTGAAGAACGCTTTCCGGCTTTGGCGAGAGAGCTTGAGGGGGAGGGCGTCCCGATAGACGCTTACAGAACGGATGAGGCTAAAGCTATAGCCGAGGAAGATGAGCTCAGGGACTTCTCCGGCTACAACCCAACTATCATAGACTTCCTGAGGAGATGTGAGACAGACGACGAGGCGCTCGAGATCATCAACTGGATGGAGAAGCGCGGAGAGATAACTCACGAGATGGCCAAGGAGCTCAGGATAACCCTTGTCCAGAAGGGCGTGAGGGCATTCGGTCCAAAGAAGGAGTGGGGCTGGTACGAGCGACACAGAAGGAGGGATTGA